The Primulina huaijiensis isolate GDHJ02 chromosome 9, ASM1229523v2, whole genome shotgun sequence genomic interval NNNNNNNNNNNNNNNNNNNNNNNNNNNNNNNNNNNNNNNNNNNNNNNNNNNNNNNNNNNNNNNNNNNNNNNNNNNNNNNNNNNNNNNNNNNNNNNNNNNNNNNNNNNNNNNNNNNNNNNNNNNNNNNNNNNNNNNNNNNNNNNNNNNNNNNNNNNNNNNNNNNNNNNNNNNNNNNNNNNNNNNNNNNNNNNNNNNNNNNNNNNNNNNNNNNNNNNNNcgcccgagcggtagaaaatgaccgcccgagcacaAGTGTTGAATAAGTTAAGGGCTTGGACAGaaggttccgcgcccgagcggtaacttatgaccgcccgagcgccgcctgagaaACAAGAAGACTAAGCCacttgtcctagccatgcaagagatatatatatatataatgtctcCAAGTGCTTCAGAAAGGAAAAGAAAGAACGAGGAAAGTTTCAGGAGAAAGCTTCATATTCCTTTGAAGACTATTATTGTGAGTTGTACAATCCAACCGTTAGAAATTCAATCCGAGTTTATTTCTGTGCTCCTCTCGTCAAGAGCTACAAAAAGACGTAAGTTTTCTCATGTTTTgttatggtttgaaattatgatattgaaggaatcggatatgattcatatatggtattcttgatatagtagacatcgtataatcgaaaccagactgaagaacagataccgtatgaaattgttatgatttttagaatggatttgattgagatttgatatcagatttgtattgtgaTTGATTAGGAGTTGAGATTGATATCAGTTGACAATTGTATTGCTGGATCTATAgagattgtgcagttatgccgtcgatattgaattagattgagtattgatcagaacagatatGAGTgaattgaatattgatattatgcctattcgatatgtcatttcagattgatattgacagctttgaatttgagacttcgacagagccagaaatcgacgaaagaaaggtataaatcaatatttaccgggagattgacttacgtcagattggacttgagtttccctaaatcacatacttgtatgttattggtttcatacctttatattgtttgaatgaatatgcttagtttattgatttatagaaaagcagagaatagccgatagctattgagtgagagtcgctgacagaggtgtcagattatgacagagtgatcattggcccattgcacattgtcagagtaggcattggcggatatgccaagtctatggcggatatgccaagacaatggatatttgatttatatcgatgttgcttaggaatggatcgattcctatcgcggaaattcggtatattgtaatatccaggaaccgagatccctagattagagatgagtcgagtctgaaatgacgagtcaaagagttttatctgtattcactaatgtgtcataaattatgatttatgttttgtgatacatggtttatgctttcacatatgattttatgtattgtattgattcattgtctatactgggattttattctcaccggagttatccggctgttgtcgtgtttgtatgtgtgcatgacaacaggtgggacaggatcagggtcaagaagaggatgagagaaaggacaagttagcgtagtgatccggatcagaagtagttaggtttcagcacttgatatatagtagttgaaccctagtgtcgtttgttgtatgctgtacaacacttgtacttttatactgatgtgtatactagactgattccattacgttccggatttaaaaaaaaaaatttagaccctgtttatcttaattgattggattagtcccaaagaatgattaagaaatgaattaacgtccgggtccccacagcaacAATTCACTGTCTTGTTGTGAGAAATTTTAGTCTTCTGATAACTTTGTTTCCTATGTATGATTGGTCAAAAAGATCTTTTGATATAACTAATTTGGTGGGTAGGATTGTTTTTCTCTTTGAGAAGTCCGGCTCTAAGACCAATGCACTAAGACTTGTAGAGTCTGGTTGGACTAGATTATGTCCGAATGTAGTATTTTAGTAGTCTGGTCTTGGAGATGATCTAGCTAGATGTTCTATCTAGTTGAATGCACGATGTGATCCAGTTTGAGAAGTCCGGTGCAAGTAATGTTGTAAGGCTTCTTGAACTCCAGTTCCAACACTCGTAAATACATTAGAAATACGGTTGGATCCTACAATAGTTAGAGAATATTTGTTGTCAGTAAAACTAAGAGATTGCAAtcaaacaattattattattattattaggtATCGACGTACATGTGTTAAGTGTGTAACCTAATACATGAGATAGACACATTGGTTATGTGTAATATAACACATGAATAAATTGATAACCTATCTATCTAATATTTGAAAGAGGTaaagaaatataattaaatttaataaaatttgttcaaGTGTTAAGGCGTGTTGAATGTAAATTCATATTAAGATTTTACCAAATGAATGTAAAGATTAGCCAATCTACTAAAATTGGCAATAATCAATCAAAATTATTGTAACATAAGAAAAAACTATATAGTTTGCCTAGTACCAAATCTATTGTCATTGACAATGTGCCATGTCCTCGTGCACAATGAGCCtcgaaaatcataaataaagatCAAGGCACATCCAGAATATGGGGCAAAAAATTGGAGAGGAGCAGGATCCGAAGCGGTGGCTCAACCCCATCCCGAGTGTCAAATTGCACATGAATGAAGATGATTTCAAAAATGTAATAGCTTCATTCAATGCAAAAACAATGTACAAGTCCAACTCTTTTTGTGTTTTGAGGTAAAATGCAagatttgataaaattatgtAGATCTGCATTTCATTTTAATCCTAAAATTCAACTTATCCATCCATCAACAGACCTCAAGCAAGAGGATATCAAAAGAGTAATAATAGCGCAAAAAAGAAAACAGTAACCTTATCGGTATTCACATGAGTGTGCACGTTGAGTgtacaacatatcaaaacggATCGAGATCTTTgtatatgtcaaaatgtttttggGTCTGTTAAATTTCGAATCTCTCTCTGCGTATTTTATACTTTTTTATAATCAATACGATGGCTTCCAAATTCTCGTACATTGGagttatttgaaattcaaattataATCAATCTTCATTTGCGAACCAATTTTAATCATCCGACCTCATTATTTTTATAAGGAATTTTTAACATGTTCATCATTTTAACCAAGCCAACCATTCgaaatttaataattgtttttttttttttggataaatatcaatttttggTCATGTATATGTTGGTGGTTAACTTTATTAGTCATATATCTTTTATTTAATCAATCATAATCTCGTAACTGTATTTCAATTATCAATTTTAATCAGTCTCATTTAAATCGTGTAATTAAATAACTAATatcatagtatttttttttataactatatggttaaaaaaaatatttcgtaaCATACACGCGTGTAcgtaattattaaaaaaaacaaaaatgaaatgaatcaattgattttatgaatttaacgagaatgactaaaattgaatgtcaaatcaaaattatatgacCATAAATGattcaacaaaaattataaaataaaaaatgtcacGACCCAATACATACCTAAAATAGAAAGGTAATACATTTTCTATAGACCAAAAATGAAACAATTTGGTCGGATTATATCATATCAAAGCCCAATTTATAAGCCCAAAACATGGAAAAATACTAGGGCACAGTTGTCTATTTTCATTATCCTTTTTCACGTACGACTGCTCCCACGATTGAATCACTGCTAACAAACACTCTTCTCGAAAATCCAAGCAAAAAGGTAAAAGGAAAAGGGAAAATGGAAGGAGGGGATGAAGGAGTTGAGGTGGCGGTGGACTCGAAAGACATGCAGCAGCAGAGCAAAGCCTTCGACAAACTCACTGATCGAGTGGAGGATCGCCAGCTCGATTCTACCCGCGTCCAGGAGGTCGATTCTCTCCGTTAAGCTTATTTATTGAATTGGATTGATCGTATTAGGATATGGGTTTTTGgtattgttttgattttttgtgGGTTTTTGGTTTCAGGCAATGGCTTCAATCTATGCATCAAAAGAAGCCGACATTCAAGCAGCCAGATTGAGGTTCCTTATGagctttcctttttcttttttccttttatatTGGATATTGCTATCTGGTGAGttgaaattttcaataattGCTGGTTCTTTAGtattaaaatcgaaattttctATGTCAACGCAGAACCTTGATCGAAATTTTagtgaaaaataaatatgcGGAAGATAATGCTTGGACATGTGAATCATGGAAGTTTTGCATGCTTTGATATTTCTACCGAAAGATCTAAGTGGACATTGAATGATGAATTAGTTTGTAGTATGTATTTGTAACTCGTGGTAAGCCAGGTGGTGATCTTTTTGTTACTAGGAGAGTCCAAATGCAAAAGGCTAGCCTTTTAGGTGTTAGAGCTCTTAAATCTTATTAGTCAATCCTTTGTTGTGAATGTTGTGGGCTGGCATGCGTAGAGGTGAGCCTTATCTTGCTTGAAAAGATAAAGCCTTGTGTTCGGTTATTCAGTTGACAGCACAAGAGTAGCCGGCAACCGGAGACcattttttaagaatatatttGGGTTAGTTCCGACCTTGTTTTGTTAACAATTCTAAAATCTATAATTTTGGTTAAAACCCCTGGAAGACGGGGTACAGTGAGATGGTACTTCTTTAGACCGTGAAACAATTATAGACTTTAAGGTTCATCTGGTTGTATTCAAGTTAGCTTTGGAGTagtttctttttcattttttttttgggtttttggtgaaaaaaattaatttctcatAGACTTCAGCACGGGAATAAGAAATTACAACGATTGTTAACTGAagaggataaaaaaaattgacctgATTTTAATCCTCTAGTGTTATTTGTCAAGAAATCTTGTTTTCAGTTGTATTGTAAAGATCAAGAATGAAACAAATATACTAATCTGTTGCTTGGGCTTTTTATTGACCAAGTCCGAGTTGGGGGTTTAGTCACAATTTGTCAATTTGGTATTTTCTCCACACGATGTTGAACATGCTTGTTATTTTCAATATGGGTTTGGTTTGGGAGAAACATATAGTTGTCGAGATTGTTGCTCTATTTGGTCAACTCGAGATTGAAAGTTAGCAAAggttgaattattatttttttctttttcatctaAGCTTCAAATTCCGGTACTTGATCCCATGTTGCATATTGGTTGCGTGACCCCCGTGAAAACTCTGTTGGGTTTTATGACAGGGAGAAAGAGTTGTCAGCTGTTAAGATCAATCCTGCTGATGTTGATATCATCGCAAACGAACTAGAGGTTAGTGTCTGATTTACCATATATTTTTCACTTAATTCAAAGTTCAATAGCATAATTTGGGATTGTCTAAAATCTTGGGAACAGCTGGACAAGAAGGTAGCTGAAAGGACATTGCGGGAGCATAAAGGCGATGCTGTTGCTGCCATTAGATCCTTGCTTTATTGAGAACTCGTTGTCTGAAATATAGCagaaatttttcaaaatctttgaaatgttgtgtTCTTCATTCCAAAATGGGCTTGCTGCATTCCATACAGTATTACAGTATATAATTTACACGCATCCTTGTCCTTTAGGGTGTGCGTGATTGGTAGCATATTGGTGATTAGTTTTCTAGTTATAGATGACTTGAAACCGCTGGTATGGGTTATTGGTGGGGACTAATGCGATTTAATGAGTTGAGGAtttaatttgtttgttttgtgTTATTGATGAAAGGATAATTCATTCATTTTTATGTGAATGAAcagttttactttttttttaatataaaaaaaacactttgtaattcaataaATTGATCCTAAATTTGTCAATacacaaaataatttcattaccaaaaatattatatattttttaatttatagatATTATTTCATTGTTTTGATATaatcgaaaatttcaaatttcatatcaaatatttcagtaaattcgatatttttcgaTATAATAACGATATTTCgaaaattcgatttttttttatactccCCGAAAAAGTCCAATAAATGGATGCATTTTGGGGTATTGCAATAACGGTAGTAGCATGAAATTTTTTCCAGAATCTcgaaaaaaattcattattaaAGCCGCACAACATGCATCACACCACGAATGACTCTTAAACAAAAAATGGTtgcaaacaaaacaaaatcctTTTCATTTACTTACAACTTCCTTGGATGGAGTTTTTATcaaatttacccaaaaatctAAAAGAGACTTGAAACTATAACATAACCCATTGCACCTGCCACAACGCATGGTGTTCCTCCCATGAAGACTTTTGCCCAAAATGACAAGAAAGTCACACATCCAAATGCTAACGTAATATCGATACAATTGGTAGGCAAAAGAAGATCGATGAACCATACAGCACGCTTGATGTCTAGAACACAAAATGGTATCTGAAGACACTGGATGTGCACAATTTGCAGATGAGCTCTGGCTGTCATCATATAGCCAAATACAGCCATGGACCTCACAAAAACATTGTTAACAAATCTGCTGCTGCTGCCAATTGTATCATAAAAGCTCGGGGTCGAACAACGGTCTACAGATCTTTTTGGCTGGCATCTCCCGAAGCACCTCGAAACTGAATTGCGTATTGTCTCTGCACTTCTCTCAGCTTGTCCATTAATTCCTGGAAAGAGGGACGGAGTTGTGGTTCACTGAAAACACACCAGAACAGTCCGTTCGTTAGAAAAATTTATGGAACAAAAAGATATATTGATACAGAGGAGGATTAAAAAACTCCGAGGAGAACATCAGATTGTaaagaatatataaatataaatataataaatatatacctCAGCCAACAGGACTCAATAATGGATGCCCACTGCGGATCGACATCTGTTGGCATCTCTAGGCGTCGATTCATGAAGCCAACAGCCCCAATTACCTGCAAGAATCACTAAGAACTTAACCAATGTCGAGAGATACCCAAGAA includes:
- the LOC140984098 gene encoding uncharacterized protein isoform X1, translated to MEGGDEGVEVAVDSKDMQQQSKAFDKLTDRVEDRQLDSTRVQEAMASIYASKEADIQAARLREKELSAVKINPADVDIIANELELDKKVAERTLREHKGDAVAAIRSLLY
- the LOC140984098 gene encoding uncharacterized protein isoform X2, with product MEGGDEGVEVAVDSKDMQQQSKAFDKLTDRVEDRQLDSTRVQEAMASIYASKEADIQAARLRFLMSFPFSFFLLYWILLSGWEKHIVVEIVALFGQLEIES